Genomic window (Candidatus Fermentibacter sp.):
CGCAGGCTTCCTCGACAAGAACCACTTCTACCGCACCGGCGCGATGTCGGTGCCCGCAAGGGCGCTGGCCTTCAACGACGACGACTGGGCCTTCTACGAAGACTGCGGCCTCTACTCCATCTACTCCACCGTCGACGTCTACAACGACGAGAACCAGACGACCGCCTCGTTGTACCGCGACCGCCTGGCCCACGGCTACGAGTTCGTCCACCTGATGTCGCACTCCTCGCCCTGGGGGCACACCTTCAAGACGACTTCGGGCTACTCGGGGACCGTCATGGCCCCGGAGATAGCCCAGATCAACCCGCAGACCGTCTTCGTCCAGCTCTTCGCATGCTCCAACTGCCGCTGGACCGAGCCCAACTGCCTCGGCAACTGGTACCTGTTCGGGGAGGACTACTGCCAGCTCGCCATCGGGTCGACGAAGACCGGTTCCATGCTCGATTTCGAGGTCTTCTACGAACCCATCGGCGACGGGGTCATCCCCGGCGCGGCGTTCGAGACCTGGATGAACGCTGTCGGCATCTACGACGAGGCATGGCACTACGGCTGCGTGCTCCTCGGCGATCCCACGATCAGGCCGATGGGCGGGGCGGCCGCCGCATCCCTGCCTCCGTCGGGCGGAACCGGCCACGGAGGAGACAGGGCCTGGGCGCAGGTCTCGACCAGCACCCATTCCGACTGCTATCCCGCCGTCGCCGGGGATGCGGGCGACCTCTGGGTGGCCTGGATGACCGGGGGCACCGCACGACTCGACATAGCCGCCAGGCACTTCGACGGCTCCTCGTGGGAGGCGGTGACCGTGGTCGACTCCGACGAATACTGGGACGTGCAGCCCGCCCTGGCGCTCGACGCATCGGGCCAGCCCTGGCTGGCCTGGGCCAGCTTCGAGGAGGCGAGCTACGGTTACGACATCATGATCGCCCATGGAGCGGGGTTCGGCACCATCTCCACCCTTGTCGACGGATCGGGGTACGACGTGGATCCCTCCCTCTCCCTGGCGGGCGGGAAGCTCTGGCTGACCTGGCAGACATGGCGCAGGGGCGAGGGCGACATCATGGTCAGGACGGTCGACGGGACCTTCCCCGAGACCATCCTGTCGGGCTCCGAGGGCTCCGAGGACTTCTCGCCCGTCAGCGCGTCCGACGGGTCGGGATACGTCCATGCCGCCTGGGTCAGGAGCGACCAGACCGGTGACAGGATCATGTGGTCGCGCGGGAACTCCTCGGGCTTCTCCGCCCCCGTGGCGGTCACCTCCGCGGGATGCTTCTCGCGTTCGCCGTCCCTGTCGTTCGCGGGAGGGATGATGCGCCTGGTCTGGCAGGAGGGCGACGCGGCCGGCACGGGCACTTCGATAAGGTTCATGACCTGGGACGGAAGCTCCTGGAGCGCCCCCGTGACCATCCACTCCACCGGCCTGGAGACGGTGTGCCTGCCGGTGGCCGGCACATCCCCCACGGGCGGCCTGTTCACGGCATGGCAGCAGGGGCGCGGATCGGCCGCGAGGCTCTGGTCATCGACATATACGGGATCGGACTGGTCGACCCCCGCCCTCCTGCTCGACACCGGGGGGCCCGCATGGACCCCGGCCCTCTGCGGAGGGGTCATAGCCTGGGCCGGCGACGAATCCGGCTCGGACTGGAACATCTGGGTGTCCCTAGAGGGCGGGGTCGGTATGGAGTCACCCCAGGAGCCCGCCATCGAGGGTGTGGCACTCCTTCGGAACCCGGTGCGCGGAACGGCTCTCCTGTCGGTGCCCGCCGGCTGGACCGACGCCGGCGTGACGGTGATGGACCTGGCCGGGCGGATAGTCGCCACCGCCTCGGCAGCCGTCGAAGGGGGAGTAGCGGAATTCTCCTGCGCGAGCCTGCCGTCGGGGACATATCTCCTCGGCGTGACCTGCGGAGGGGAGACCTCCAGCCTCAGGATGACCGTGATCCGCTGACGGACTGCCGGAAGGGCCTGCAATGGACAGGGGGGAGGACCGGCCCTCCCCCCCTCCGCTTCCGGGCCTTCGCCCGGAATCCGTCTACTCGACGACGGTCGCCGTGGAGCCTTCCACGGGAGCCCAGGGCTCGAAGCGCACGCCATCGATGTGCCCGGCCAGGAACTCCTCCATCCGGCCCGCGAAGTCGAGGTTGTTGGCCTCGAGAGCAAAGCCGTGTCCCTCGTCGGCGTAGAGCACGTACTCCACGGGAGTGCCGACGGCTCTGAGTGCTGCGACGAGCTGGTCGCTCTCGGCCTGGACCACGCGGGGATCGTTGGCGCCCTGGATCACCAGGAGCGGCGTCCTGATCTCACCGGCATGGTTCAGGGGCGACCTGTCGGCGAGCATCGCCGAATCGGCCGAGAGGCTCCCGATCCGGACGTCGAACAGGGCGTCCATCGGCCTCCAGTAGGCCGGGACGCTCTGCCGGAAGGTGATCAGGTCGGAGGGGCCGAAGAGGTCCACCGCGGCGGCGTAGAGGTCCGGCGTGAACGCGACTCCGGCCAGGGTGGCGTATCCGCCGAAGGAGGCCCCGACTATCGAGAGCCTTTCAGGGTCTGCATATCCCTGATCGACCGCCCACTGCACGGCGTCGGTCAGATCGTCCTGCATCGCGCCGCCCCACTCCCTGTTCGCCGCATTGAGGAACTCCCTGCCGAAGCCCGTCGAGCCCCTGAAGTTCACCTGCAGGACCGCGAAGCCCCTGTTGGCCAGGAGCTGCGATATGGGATCGTAGCCGTAGCTGTCGCGGGCCCAGGGCCCGCCGTGGACGAACAGCACCAGGGGCAGTCCGGTGGAATCGACCCCGACGGGCAGTGTGAGGTAGGACGGGAGCATCAGGCCGTCCCTGGCGGGGATCAGCAGGGGCCGCACATCTGCGAGGTCGTAGTCCTCGAGGGCCGGTATGGCGCTGAAGAGGAGGCGGGCCGTGCCGGCCCGCCTGTCGTAGAGGTAGTAGCTGACGGGATTGGACGGGCTGTAGTACCCGACGATCCAGACATCCTCCGCGCGGTCGCTCGAGGCGATGAAGAAGTCGCCCTCCGCCACCGTGGAGAGGAAGTCGAAGTCGGCCTGCAGGGCGGGGTCGAGGATCTCGACCCTGAGCCTGAGGTAGGTGAAGGTTATCGCCCGGGGAGTGACGGTCTCCTCGTCGAAGAAGACCCCGCCGGCATCGCAAAGGGGATCGGACGCGAGCACGGTCTCCTCGCCCGAGGCGAGGTCGTACCTGACGAGACGGGACGTGTTCGAGCCCAGGGTGCTGTTCAGATAGATGCCCGAGCCGTCCTTCGTCATCCGGACGGGGTACACCATCTCCTCCGGGCCCCAGGAGAGGAACGGCGTCCAGTTCCCCTCCGGGTCCTTCGACATGAGCATCTGCCCGCCCTCGCCGTCCATGGCGTAGGCGACCCTGACGGTCAGGTCCTCGTCGGGTATCCAGCCCAGGACGAACCCGGGGTTGCCCTCGACCGGGGTCAGTTCGCCGGTGATCAGATCGGCCTCGTAGACGTCGAAGAGCATCGGGTCGTCCGCGTTCATCTCTATGAGCACCGTGTCGGGCCGGTCCCTGTCGGTGGCGCTCACATATGCCTTCACGCCCTCGTACGGGGTGAGGTCGGTCACTTCGCCGGTGGAGACGTCGAGCCTGTAGACGTGTGTGTTCTCCTCGCCGGCCTGGTCCTGCATGTAGAGGATGTGGCGGCCGTTCTCGGCCCAGAAGTAGTCGGTCACCCCCCTGCCCTCGTCGAAGGTGATCTGCCTGGGATCGGTGCCGTCGGCGTCCATGAGCCAGAGGTTCAGCACGTCACCCGCGGGGGCCACGTAGGCGATCAGGGAGCCGTCGGGCGACAGCGCCGGTGCGATGCGCTCCGGGTTGCCGAAGAGGACCTGCCTCGGGATCATGCCGGGCAGCCCGGCGTATGCGGCCTGGGCGACACAGAGGGTCGCCGCGGTGAGGGCCCAGCGGATCTTCATCTCGTTCTTCCTCCAGAGTCGATGGATGATGTCTCGGAGACCGGAGTATATCCCGGGGGACGGATTCGTAAAGCGCCCCGCCCCGGCGGCGCACGTCTGGTGCCGTATCCGGACGGGCCTGGTATGTTCCGGGAGGAGGTGGATCATGACAGAGTCCATGTTCGACTCGGAAGGCAGGATAAGGATCCCGGAGCAGGAGAGGGCCGCGGCGGCGCCCTCGGAGAGCGTGATCGTGAACGCGGCGTACTGCCCGATGGGGCACAACCTGGTCTCCGTCGACCACGAGGTCTGCGGGTACCCTGGCATCCTGCTGAGGTTCGTCTCGCAGGCCGGCGAGGGGCTCGTGGTCCTCTCGGCGAGGCTGGGCGACCCCGGCAAGGCCATCGTGAAGGGCAGGATCGAACCCGACGAGCTCGCATCGCTATCCTGCCCCGAATGCGGAACGGCGCTGGACATCCTCGGGCACTGCACCTGCCAGCCCGACGCCGTCCAGGTGCTGGCATACCTCTACCCGAGGCGCGATCCCTACCAGGCCATCGCGTTCTGCAACTCCCTGACATGCGACAACTCCGCGGTGATCCGGTCGGGCGAGGCCATCAAGGCGCACACCGGCACTCCCTGGCAGGGGTAGGGGCATGCAGGCGGCGCTGCTCCCGCTCGTCCTCGCCTGTGCCCTCCCGGGCGCGCAGGACGGCCTGGTCTGCTCGACCTTCTCGATAGCCGCGGTCGACACGGCCTCGGGCGAATGCGGGGTGGCCGTGGCCTCGCGCGTTCTCGCCGTCGGGACGATAGTCCCCTGGGTCGAGTGCGGCAGCGGTGCGGTGGCCACGCAGGCGCTCGTGAACGTCTCGCTCGGGCCCTCCGGGCTCGAACTCCTCGAAGGCGGGCTTTCCGCTGACGAAGCACTCGAGATCCTTCTCGAATCCGATTCCTCGTTCCAGGACCGCCAGCTCGGGATCGTCGACGCCGACGGAGGCTCGGCGACCTTCACGGGTTCCGGCACGTCGGCCTGGGCCGGAGGCGTCTCCGGGCCGGGATATGCCATACAGGGCAACATCCTGACAGGTCCGGAGGTGGTGGCGGCGATGGAGGAGGCGTTCCTCGGCACGGAGGGGCCCCTCGCGTACAGGCTGGTGCGGGCGCTCGCCGCGGGGGACTCGGCTGGCGGCGACAGCAGGGGGAGGCAGTCCGCGGCGATGCTTGTGAACAGGCCCGGAGGAGGCTATCAGGGCGTCGGGGACGTCCTGGTCGACATCCGGGTCGACGATCATGCAGACCCGGTCGGGGAGCTCTCGAGGATCTACGCCCTCTGGGAGCCCGTATTCATGATCCAGGTCTATGCCGACGCCGCAAGGGAGCCCGAGCTGGGACACCTGGCCGGCATGATCGACAGGGCGCTGTCGTCGGGCGAGCGCGATCCGCAGACCCTCAACGCCTTCGCCTGGACCCTCGCCGAGAGGGGGCTCGAGCCGGAGACGGCTGTGGAGCTCGCCACGGAGGCCCTCATGCTCGCTCCCGACGACACGAACATCATGGACACCCTGGCCGAGGCGCTCTATGCGGCGGGGAGATACGACGAGGCTGTCGCCTGGGAGGCGGAGGCGCTGCGCAGGGAGCCGGACAACGAATGGTACCGGGATCAGCTCGCGAAGTTCACGGAAGCGCTCGAATCGCTCGAGAGCCGGGAACGGCCATCACCCTGTCTTCGCAGCAGATGACGCGAAGTTCATGGAGGCGCTCGAATCGCTCGAGAGGGCTCCGATCGAAATCATATGAGGCCTGCCGGGCACCTGTGACAGTGGGTCACGCCGGCCGGCCGGATCCGGAGGTGGAAGCTTGAGCCCGCTTTTCCTCGCGGCAGCGGTGGATACAGTAGTGGCGCCCTATCATGACCAGATCTACGTGCACGAATGGGGCGCCGTGGTCTACAGGCGCGACGTCGTGGAGGCGGCGGGCGACGCCGGCGGCCCCTGGGTCGACTACTCCCAGATCATGGCCGAGGCTCCGGTGATCTACATCTACGGGCCGGAGTTCACGGGCGACCTGACCGTCCGCTCCCAGGGCGACATCGTGAACACGTACCCCGAGCCGGACGAGTCGTTCAGGATCGACGAATCGGTGGCGGGCGGCGCCTCCGCCGTCAGGTGGAGCTCAATCTCGACGGAGTGCCCGTACCTGGTCGAGCAGCCCTGGATGCACTCGCCGGCCGAGGAGACGATCGCGGGCTTCGACTGGGCCACGCGGATGTGGAGGCAGACGGAGTCCCTGATCATCAACCGGGAGTCGGACTCCTTCTCGGACATGTTCCTCTACTACGAGACGTCCTTCGAGCCCGGATCGTTCCCCCTCCCGCTCCCGGGGAGCATCAGCGACGGACATCCGCAGGTGATCCCGGTATCGGGCGAGGTGCTGGTGCTCTTCCGGCCGGACATGGACTGGATGGGGCTCGGGCTGGTGGACGCCGACGACCTGGACGAGCTGGGGAACGACATTGAGATCACAGGCGAGTACTCGTCCGAACTCGCCCTGGAGACCGTTACGGAGTGGGCGGAGGGCGAGCTGAAGGAGCCCGAGATCCGCGCGATGTGGGGCACCTGGGAGCCCTATGCCCTCTACGGCGACTGGGAGGGGCAGTACCTCGTGATCTTCCCCATCCCCTCGGCCATGATCCCGCGAATAAGCACCCTGGAGCTCACGAGCGAATCCGGGCTGCCGGTGGAGTACCACAGGTTCTTCCTGGGGCTCGCCCCTGTGGAGCCCTGAGGCCGGCTGCTAGGGAGAGGGATTCCGGGGCCGGCGGGCCCCGGCCGAGAGCCGCCCCGTGAGCCAGGCCCAGTAGAGGTTGCAGCCCCCGACGGGGCCGAACGCGTCGAGGACCTCGCCTGCGAAATGGAGGCCGGGGTGCAGCCTGCTCTCGAGGCTCGCCGGATCGACCTCCTCGAGCGCCACGCCGCCTCCGGTGACCTCGGCCTCGTCCCAGCCGCAGTTCCCCGAGACCGGCAGAGGGCATGCCGACAGGACGGCCAGGAGCGACATCCTGCCCTCCCTGGCCAGGTCGGCGAAGCGGATGGATGGATCGAGGCCGGCCCTTTCCACGATGAGCCCCGCCAGCCTCGACGGCAGGTGCGGTTCCAGCGCCTTCCTGACCAGCCCCCTCCCGGCCAGGAGCACCTCCTCCCAGGCCTTCCGGTCCAGCCCGCCCCAGGAGACGGAGAGTGCAGCCGTCCGGGGTCCTGTCGAGGCGTGTGACGCGTCCATGACGACCGGTCCGCTGAAACCCCTGTGCGTGAACAGGAGAGGCCCGCGGACCGAGAACGGCCTGCCTTCGAAGACGGACGAGATCGTCGCCTCGACGACGATGCCCGAAAGGCTCCCGAAGCCGGGATCGCCGGAGAGAAGCGGCACCAGCGCGGGATAGACCGGCCTGACGGTATGGCCCAGCCGAGCAGCCTCCGCGAACCCCCAGCCCCCGCTGCCGGTGCCGGGCCACGACCTGCCGCCGGTCGCCAGCACCACCCTGTCCGACTCCACGGATTCGCCGCACTCGAGCGAAACAGTCCACCCGCGCTCCGAGGGCGAGATGCCGGAGACACGGCTCCGGTAGCGGAACACGGCTCCCGCCCTTTTCGCGATCCCCTCCAGAGCCCCCGTCACTGCCGGGGCGCCTCCGGGGACCGCGAAGAGCTTCCCGGTGGCGGCCTCGGGCTCGATCCCGACCCCCGCCTCGCGGGCGAAGAACGAGCGGGCCTCCCCGGGCGACCATCCCCTGAGGATCTTCGCCAGGCTGTTCCGGGACGACGAGGTGACGTACGCCGACGGATCGGCGGCCGCGGGCAGGATGTTGCACCTGCCCCCGCCGGTGAGCGAGAGCTTCGCCCCGGGCCTGTCGTTCTGGTCGAGCACCAGCACGCCCGTGCCCGGGGATGCGACCATGGCCGCCGCCATCAGGCCGGAAGCCCCCGCCCCGATGACGATGGCGTCGAACCGCTCTGCCAGGCTATTCCCCCACTACCGCCACGGGGGCGTCGTGAGCCAGGGAGTAGTGTCCCCCGGTGATCACCTGCTCGCCCTCCGACACGCCTTCGACCACGGCGGTGAATCCCCTGCCCGAGCCGGCCGTGGTCACGTAGCGCCAGTCTGCCCTGCCGTCCACCACGGCGAAGACCATCTCGCGGCCGTCGCGCACCAGCACGGCCTCCGCGGGCACCAGGACCTGGTCGGGCACCTGGGAGGTCACGATCTCGACCCTGGCGGTCGCGCCGGGCCTGAGGCCGGGGAGGGGCGGGAGATCGACGATCACGCCGCCGGAGCGCGTCGAGGGATCGATCGTGGGCGAGACGGAGCCGACCGAGCCGACGAGGGTCGAGTCGCCCAGGGAGGGCACCGTCACGTATGCCCTGGCGCCCACCGTGCAGAGCGCGAGATCGCGCTCGTCCAGGTCTATCTCGGCCTGCAGCGCGGTCATGTCCACCACAGAACCCAGCACCGTGCCGGGATAGACCGTGACGCCCTCGCGCACCATGACGCCCGAAACCACGCCGTCGAACCCCGCGGTCAGGGCCGCGTTGCCGTACTGCGTCCTGGCGCGCGCAAGGTCCGCCTCGGCCTGCAGGAGGCCGGTGGTGCTCCTGAGCATCTCGCTGCGCTCGTCGGTGATCTCGCCCGAGCTGTTCGCCACCTCGAAGTCGTAGACAGCCTGGGCGGACCTGTACCTGCTGAGGGCGTTCTGCAGGTCGGCGGCCTGCGCCCCTGCCACTATCCTGAACACGGTCTGCCCCCGCAGGACCGGGATGCCCTCCGCCTCCGGAGCCTGGGAGACCAGCCCCTGTATCTGGGAGACCATCTCCTGCGTCCTCGCCGAGCTGACCCTGCCGGTGGCCTCGACGACCTGGAAGAGGGTGTCGCGGGCCAGAGTGCAGGCCGTCACCGGGAGGGGTGACGGCTCCAGCGCCTCTGCCTCCTCCTCCTCCGCCTTCCCGCAGGCGCAGAGGAGGATCAGGGCGGCGAGCGGAACGTACAGATTCTTCATCTCGGGGTGGTTCCCTCCTTCGTTGTTATCTGTATCAGCGAGGGCAGTGCCACCAGGACCAGCAGGGTCGAGGTGACCATCCCCGCGACCACCGTGAAGGACAGGGTGCTCCAGAGGTCGTCCGATCCGGCGACAGGCCAGATGATCAGGGGCAGGAGCCCCGCTATCGTCGTGAGGCTCGTCTGGAGAACGGGGCGGAGCCTCTCACCGACCGCCCGGTCGAGGGCCTCCCGCGTGGAGATGCCGGCCTTCCGGTGCCGGAGGAAGCAGTCGACCAGCAGGATCGAGTTGTTGACGGCTATGCCCACGAGGAAGACGCTGCCGACGTACGCCTGCGGCGTGAAGACCCTGTCGAAGGCCCAGAACCCGGCCACGACGCCGATGAGGGCCATCGGGATGACCGCCAGCACCCACAGGGGCGCGGTGAGTGATTCGTACAGCACCGCCGTGACGGCGAAGACCGCCAGGATCGCGACGAGGACCAGCAGGTTCAGGTCGGTGCCCGACTCCTCCTCGCGCAGCCACCTGGGGACCCACGTCGTGTCCTCGTAGACCCTGTAGCCGTCGGGAAGCTCGAGGCTCTCGAGGAGGGTCCTCCTGAACCTGGCCCCCATCCGCTCGGCCCCCATGAAGGTGTAGGCGACCGTCCTCAGGTACTCCCCCTCCTCGCGGTCTATGGAGCCCTGGACCGATGCCGTGTCAAGGGCCACGAGGTCGCCCAGCCTGACCGATCCGCCCCCGGCCGTCCTGATCCGGCTCTCGAGCACCTCGGCCAAGGCGGGGTTCCGTTCGCCGCCTATCCTCAGGCCCAGGTCGAGGCGTCTGTCCCCTATCTGCACCTCCCCGCCGTAGCCGCTCGGGAGGTTGTAGCGGAATGCCGCCAGGAGCTGCACCGGGTTGAGGCCGAGATCGGCCAGCTCCTGCCTGTCGAAGTCGATGGAGAGCTGCGACCTGTTGGCCGACATCCTGTTCCAGTCGATGTCCACGTCCGCTATCCTGGGATGCCTCCCCATCAGAGAGGCGATCGAGCGTGCGATGTTCCGCAGGCCCTCGTAGTCGTAGCCGCGCAGCTCGATGGTCTGCACCATCCCCGCGGAGGTCGTGGTGCGCCAGTAGCCCTCGGGGCTGATGCCCCCCGCGTAGATCTCCTGCACGCCGCCTACCGTGGATGCGTGGGCCATCACCTCGGCCTCGATGCGGAGGGCGAGGCCCGATTCGAGCGACGATTTCGAGCAGACCGAATAGACCACGGCCGTCTCACCCGTGACGTACGTCCGGGTGGACTCGATGCCTTCCCTGCCTGCGAGAAGGGCCTCGAAGCCCCGTGCCGAGCCGTCGACCACATCCTGCGGAGTGCCGGGGGGGAACTGCATGTAGACGGTGATGGTCTCGCGCTCGAACGAGAAGCCCCAGTCCCTCCCCTTGTCGATCTCCCTTATGAAGATCCACGCCGCGCCCAGAGTGAGGGCGATCACGCACGACATGGGCAGCCAGGGCCTGTGGTGCAGCCTCGTGATCACCCGTGCCAGGACGACGTCCCATCGCCTCTGCCGTATCCAGCTCCCCTCCCGCCAGCGGCCCGCCAGGGACGGGACGAGGGTGAGGCAGACGATGTAGGACGAGACCAGCGTGGCGGCCATGGTGAAGGCGAACGGCCTGTAGTAGAGCCTCAGGATGCCCTCGCTCGCGAGCAGCGGGACGAAGGCGACGAGGGTCGTCAGGATTCCGCCCAGGATCGGGAGGGCAACCTCCTTCGCTCCCGTCGTGGCCGCCTCCAGGGGGGCCATGCCCTGCCTCCTGCGGTAGGCGACCGCCTCCATGACCACCACGGCCCCGTCTACGAGCAGGCCGAAGGCCACCGCCAGGGCGCTGAGGGTGAGCACGTTGACGGTGTAGCCCGCGAGGTAGACCGCCGTGATCGAGAGCGAGGCGGAGAAGAGTATCGAGCTGAGTATGAGCACGTTGTTCCTGATGCCGGGGTTGAGCAGCAGCAGAACGGCCATGATCGCGGCCAGGCAGACCAGGCCCCTCCAGGAGAGGGCTGACAGGTCGTCCCTTATCTGCTCGGTGCCGTCCTCGATCAGCTCCAGCTCGACGCCTTCCGGCAGGGCGCCCCGTATCCCGTCCAGGCGGGCCATCACGCGGTCCGCCACGCGCACGGCGTTGCTGCCGGGGGTCCTGTCCACCCTTATCGTGATCTGGTCCAGGCCGTCGTACCTGAAGATCGTGTACTGGTTCTCGTCGAACATGATCGAGATGTCGCGCGAGACGTCTCCGAGGGTGACGAACCGCCCGCCCCTGGAGGCCACTATCAGCTCTTCGAGGTCACCCAGGTCGCGGGGCACCGAGGTCATCCTGACCACGGCGTCGCGCCCGGTCGTGTCGGTGACGACCCCCGCGTTCCGGTCGGTGATCCCGGCGTCCAGCGCCATCATCACCTCGGCCAGGGTCAGGTCGAGCTCGCGCAGGGCGTCCGGGTCGATGTCTATGACCACCTGCTCGGCTCCGAGGCCCTGCACCTCGACGGCTCCGACCTCGTCTATCCTCTCGAGGGCCGGCACTATCTCGTCCTCGGCGAGCCTCTTGAGGGCCTGACCGTCGCTCCCGGCCAGGGCGAAGACGAGGAACCCCTCGCTCTCGAGCTCCTGCGGGAGCACCGGCGTCACGCTCGAGGCCGACACCTCGGGGGGAAGGTCCTCCGACAGGAACGAAATGCGCTCCGTCAGCTCCATGGACGCCACGTCCATGTCCGTGCCCTTGCGGAACGAGATGGTCACGCTGCTGGCCCCGGACTCCGAGCTGGAGGAGATCTCCTCCACGCCCTCGACCTGCCTGGCCACCTCCTCGATGGGCCTGGTGACCTCCTCGCACACCGCCTCCGGGTCGGCCCCGGGCCACGTCGTGAACACGCTGAGCTTGGGCAGCTCCGTGTCCGGGGTGCCCTCGATGGGTATGCGCGTGTAGGAGACCACGGCCAGGATCAGCAGGGCCGCGTAGACCACGGCCGTGCCGCGCGGCCGGGCGAGGATGGAGTCTATCATCCGCGGGGGGCGGGCCGGATCACGGCCGTCCGCCCCTGCCGTAGATCAGCTTGAAGGCCGCGGGCACCACGACGAGCGTGAGGAGCGTGGCCACCGTCATGCCTCCTATGACGGCGACGGCGAGCGGCTGGCGGAGGGTGCCCCCCGTCCCGATGCCGACGGCCATAGGCAGGAGGCCGAGGATCGTGGTCGTGCTGGTCATCAGCACCGGCCTGAGCCTGTCGCGCCCCGCCCCCACCACGGCGTCGGCGGGTTCGAGCCCCTCCCGCCTGAGCTGCCCGATCCTCTCGACGAGAAGGATGCCGTCGTTCACCACGATGCCCGAGAGTATCACCACTCCTATGCCCGACAGGGCGTTCCAGCCCTGCCCGGTCAGGAGCAGCGCGAGTACGACGCCTATGAGTCCCAGCGGCACGGTGAACATTATCACGAACGGCCCCTTGAACGACTCGAACTGGGCCGCCATGAGCACGTAGACCAGGGCGGCGGCCAGGATCGCGGCCAGCAGGAGGCCCCGCGAGGTCCTGTCCATCTCCTCGACCTCGGGTCCGGTGCGGAGGGTGACGGGGGCCTGCCCGCCGAGACCCGCCGCATCGGCCGAAGCCCTGCCCGAGAGGCCCGCGAGATTGCCCGAGGACGAGCTGATGGAGAGCGAGACGGCCCTGTTGCCCTGGTAGTGCTCGACGTAGCCCGGGAGCTGGCGCCTCTCGACGTCCACGAGCCTCCCGAGAGGGACCAGGATGCCTCCGGCATCGGTCGCCCTCGCGAGGGCGTCCTCGAGGGGGATGCCCTCGCC
Coding sequences:
- a CDS encoding efflux RND transporter permease subunit, giving the protein MIDSILARPRGTAVVYAALLILAVVSYTRIPIEGTPDTELPKLSVFTTWPGADPEAVCEEVTRPIEEVARQVEGVEEISSSSESGASSVTISFRKGTDMDVASMELTERISFLSEDLPPEVSASSVTPVLPQELESEGFLVFALAGSDGQALKRLAEDEIVPALERIDEVGAVEVQGLGAEQVVIDIDPDALRELDLTLAEVMMALDAGITDRNAGVVTDTTGRDAVVRMTSVPRDLGDLEELIVASRGGRFVTLGDVSRDISIMFDENQYTIFRYDGLDQITIRVDRTPGSNAVRVADRVMARLDGIRGALPEGVELELIEDGTEQIRDDLSALSWRGLVCLAAIMAVLLLLNPGIRNNVLILSSILFSASLSITAVYLAGYTVNVLTLSALAVAFGLLVDGAVVVMEAVAYRRRQGMAPLEAATTGAKEVALPILGGILTTLVAFVPLLASEGILRLYYRPFAFTMAATLVSSYIVCLTLVPSLAGRWREGSWIRQRRWDVVLARVITRLHHRPWLPMSCVIALTLGAAWIFIREIDKGRDWGFSFERETITVYMQFPPGTPQDVVDGSARGFEALLAGREGIESTRTYVTGETAVVYSVCSKSSLESGLALRIEAEVMAHASTVGGVQEIYAGGISPEGYWRTTTSAGMVQTIELRGYDYEGLRNIARSIASLMGRHPRIADVDIDWNRMSANRSQLSIDFDRQELADLGLNPVQLLAAFRYNLPSGYGGEVQIGDRRLDLGLRIGGERNPALAEVLESRIRTAGGGSVRLGDLVALDTASVQGSIDREEGEYLRTVAYTFMGAERMGARFRRTLLESLELPDGYRVYEDTTWVPRWLREEESGTDLNLLVLVAILAVFAVTAVLYESLTAPLWVLAVIPMALIGVVAGFWAFDRVFTPQAYVGSVFLVGIAVNNSILLVDCFLRHRKAGISTREALDRAVGERLRPVLQTSLTTIAGLLPLIIWPVAGSDDLWSTLSFTVVAGMVTSTLLVLVALPSLIQITTKEGTTPR
- a CDS encoding aminoacetone oxidase family FAD-binding enzyme, which translates into the protein MGAGASGLMAAAMVASPGTGVLVLDQNDRPGAKLSLTGGGRCNILPAAADPSAYVTSSSRNSLAKILRGWSPGEARSFFAREAGVGIEPEAATGKLFAVPGGAPAVTGALEGIAKRAGAVFRYRSRVSGISPSERGWTVSLECGESVESDRVVLATGGRSWPGTGSGGWGFAEAARLGHTVRPVYPALVPLLSGDPGFGSLSGIVVEATISSVFEGRPFSVRGPLLFTHRGFSGPVVMDASHASTGPRTAALSVSWGGLDRKAWEEVLLAGRGLVRKALEPHLPSRLAGLIVERAGLDPSIRFADLAREGRMSLLAVLSACPLPVSGNCGWDEAEVTGGGVALEEVDPASLESRLHPGLHFAGEVLDAFGPVGGCNLYWAWLTGRLSAGARRPRNPSP
- a CDS encoding efflux RND transporter periplasmic adaptor subunit, whose amino-acid sequence is MKNLYVPLAALILLCACGKAEEEEAEALEPSPLPVTACTLARDTLFQVVEATGRVSSARTQEMVSQIQGLVSQAPEAEGIPVLRGQTVFRIVAGAQAADLQNALSRYRSAQAVYDFEVANSSGEITDERSEMLRSTTGLLQAEADLARARTQYGNAALTAGFDGVVSGVMVREGVTVYPGTVLGSVVDMTALQAEIDLDERDLALCTVGARAYVTVPSLGDSTLVGSVGSVSPTIDPSTRSGGVIVDLPPLPGLRPGATARVEIVTSQVPDQVLVPAEAVLVRDGREMVFAVVDGRADWRYVTTAGSGRGFTAVVEGVSEGEQVITGGHYSLAHDAPVAVVGE
- a CDS encoding S9 family peptidase: MKIRWALTAATLCVAQAAYAGLPGMIPRQVLFGNPERIAPALSPDGSLIAYVAPAGDVLNLWLMDADGTDPRQITFDEGRGVTDYFWAENGRHILYMQDQAGEENTHVYRLDVSTGEVTDLTPYEGVKAYVSATDRDRPDTVLIEMNADDPMLFDVYEADLITGELTPVEGNPGFVLGWIPDEDLTVRVAYAMDGEGGQMLMSKDPEGNWTPFLSWGPEEMVYPVRMTKDGSGIYLNSTLGSNTSRLVRYDLASGEETVLASDPLCDAGGVFFDEETVTPRAITFTYLRLRVEILDPALQADFDFLSTVAEGDFFIASSDRAEDVWIVGYYSPSNPVSYYLYDRRAGTARLLFSAIPALEDYDLADVRPLLIPARDGLMLPSYLTLPVGVDSTGLPLVLFVHGGPWARDSYGYDPISQLLANRGFAVLQVNFRGSTGFGREFLNAANREWGGAMQDDLTDAVQWAVDQGYADPERLSIVGASFGGYATLAGVAFTPDLYAAAVDLFGPSDLITFRQSVPAYWRPMDALFDVRIGSLSADSAMLADRSPLNHAGEIRTPLLVIQGANDPRVVQAESDQLVAALRAVGTPVEYVLYADEGHGFALEANNLDFAGRMEEFLAGHIDGVRFEPWAPVEGSTATVVE
- a CDS encoding DUF1028 domain-containing protein, whose amino-acid sequence is MQAALLPLVLACALPGAQDGLVCSTFSIAAVDTASGECGVAVASRVLAVGTIVPWVECGSGAVATQALVNVSLGPSGLELLEGGLSADEALEILLESDSSFQDRQLGIVDADGGSATFTGSGTSAWAGGVSGPGYAIQGNILTGPEVVAAMEEAFLGTEGPLAYRLVRALAAGDSAGGDSRGRQSAAMLVNRPGGGYQGVGDVLVDIRVDDHADPVGELSRIYALWEPVFMIQVYADAAREPELGHLAGMIDRALSSGERDPQTLNAFAWTLAERGLEPETAVELATEALMLAPDDTNIMDTLAEALYAAGRYDEAVAWEAEALRREPDNEWYRDQLAKFTEALESLESRERPSPCLRSR